Proteins co-encoded in one Acidovorax sp. 69 genomic window:
- a CDS encoding ABC transporter ATP-binding protein, translating into MQHHHSVDASGVFSGPVGIDLRAMLASKENVLAALQVDLSVALQFAAGWVVVTSERLLACEPGTTVWRSWPLGSALALRLQDHGGIGSLELHDPSARLALWRFTLAHHAQALRLVQRFEQQNARGEGGAEDEADEPACPTCHTPLPPDTDECPACARAQPPQTSTWVLLRLWRFARPYRKQLAAGFCLTLASTAATLVPPYLTIPLMDDILIPFQNGQKIEPSLVLLYLSGLLASALAAWGLSWARTYILALVSERIGADLRTTTYEHLLRLSLDYFGGKRTGDLMARIGSETDRINVFLSLHALDFVTDVLMICMTAAILFSINPWLALVTLVPLPFIGWMIHTVRDRLRTGFEKIDRVWSEVTNVLADTIPGIRVVKAFAQEKREAQRFRDANQHNLEVNDKLNKTWSLFTPTVSLLTEIGLLVVWGFGIWLVSRNQITVGVLTAFIAYIGRFYSRLDSMSRIVSVTQKAAAGAKRIFDILDHVSNVPDPAQPVKVDKVQGAISMQGVGFRYGSRSVIKGLQLDIRPGEMIGLVGHSGSGKSTLVNLISRFYDVSDGSIQVDGIDIRRFAVADYRRHIGLVLQEPFLFFGTIAENIAYGKPEATREEIVAAARAAHAHEFILRLPHGYDSLVGERGQGLSGGERQRISIARALLIDPRILILDEATSAVDTETEKEIQKALDNLVQGRTTIAIAHRLSTLRKADRLVVMDRGEVVEVGPHDELMEKQGAYWRLYEAQARRAEEDAQAAGVIIDSGLLHPAHPAGNP; encoded by the coding sequence ATGCAACATCACCATTCTGTGGACGCCTCCGGTGTCTTTTCTGGCCCTGTGGGGATTGATTTGCGAGCCATGCTCGCTTCCAAAGAGAACGTGCTGGCTGCGCTGCAGGTTGACCTGAGCGTCGCACTGCAGTTTGCGGCAGGGTGGGTGGTGGTGACGTCCGAGCGTTTGTTGGCCTGCGAGCCGGGTACCACCGTCTGGCGCAGTTGGCCGCTGGGCAGCGCCCTGGCACTGCGCCTGCAGGACCATGGTGGCATCGGCTCGCTGGAGCTGCATGACCCGAGCGCCCGCTTGGCGCTGTGGCGTTTCACGCTGGCTCACCATGCCCAGGCATTGCGCCTGGTGCAGCGTTTCGAGCAGCAAAACGCACGGGGCGAGGGTGGGGCTGAGGACGAGGCCGATGAGCCTGCTTGTCCCACCTGCCACACGCCGCTGCCGCCCGACACGGACGAGTGCCCGGCCTGTGCCCGTGCCCAGCCGCCGCAGACCTCTACCTGGGTGCTGCTGCGTCTGTGGCGCTTTGCGCGCCCCTACCGCAAGCAGCTGGCGGCGGGCTTTTGCCTCACGCTGGCGTCCACCGCCGCCACGCTGGTGCCGCCTTACCTCACCATCCCCCTGATGGATGACATCCTGATCCCTTTCCAGAATGGCCAGAAGATCGAACCCAGCCTGGTGCTGCTGTACCTGAGCGGCCTGCTGGCGTCCGCTCTGGCCGCCTGGGGCCTTTCCTGGGCGCGTACCTATATCCTGGCGCTGGTGTCCGAACGCATCGGCGCCGACCTGCGCACCACGACCTACGAGCACCTGCTGCGCCTGTCGCTCGACTATTTTGGCGGCAAGCGCACCGGCGATCTGATGGCGCGGATCGGCTCGGAGACGGACCGCATCAACGTCTTCCTCTCATTGCATGCTCTCGATTTCGTGACCGATGTGCTCATGATCTGCATGACGGCGGCCATCCTGTTCTCCATCAACCCCTGGCTGGCGCTGGTCACCCTGGTGCCGCTGCCTTTCATCGGCTGGATGATCCACACCGTGCGCGACCGCCTGCGCACCGGCTTTGAGAAGATCGACCGTGTGTGGTCCGAAGTGACCAACGTGCTGGCCGACACCATTCCCGGCATCCGGGTGGTCAAGGCCTTTGCGCAAGAAAAACGCGAAGCCCAGCGCTTTCGCGATGCCAATCAGCACAACCTGGAAGTGAATGACAAGCTCAACAAGACCTGGAGCCTGTTCACCCCCACGGTGTCGCTGCTGACCGAAATCGGCCTGTTGGTGGTCTGGGGCTTTGGCATCTGGCTGGTCTCGCGCAACCAGATCACGGTGGGTGTGCTCACTGCGTTCATCGCCTATATCGGGCGTTTCTACAGCCGGCTCGATTCCATGAGTCGCATCGTCTCGGTCACGCAGAAGGCCGCTGCCGGTGCCAAGCGCATCTTTGACATCCTCGACCATGTGAGCAATGTGCCAGACCCGGCACAACCCGTGAAGGTGGACAAGGTTCAGGGCGCGATCAGCATGCAGGGGGTGGGCTTTCGCTATGGCAGCCGCTCGGTCATCAAGGGGCTTCAGCTTGACATTCGGCCTGGTGAGATGATCGGCCTGGTGGGCCACAGCGGCTCGGGCAAGAGCACGCTGGTCAACCTGATCAGCCGGTTTTACGACGTGAGCGACGGCTCCATCCAGGTCGATGGCATCGACATTCGCCGCTTTGCGGTGGCCGACTACCGCCGCCACATTGGCCTGGTGCTGCAGGAGCCTTTCCTGTTCTTTGGCACCATCGCCGAGAACATCGCCTATGGCAAGCCCGAAGCGACACGCGAAGAGATCGTGGCGGCCGCCCGTGCCGCCCATGCCCACGAATTCATTCTGCGCCTGCCGCACGGTTACGACTCACTGGTGGGTGAGCGCGGCCAGGGGTTGTCTGGGGGCGAGCGCCAGCGCATCTCCATTGCCCGTGCCCTGCTCATCGACCCGCGCATCCTGATCCTCGACGAGGCCACCTCCGCCGTGGATACCGAGACCGAAAAGGAAATCCAGAAGGCATTGGACAACCTGGTGCAGGGCCGTACCACCATCGCCATCGCCCACCGCCTGTCCACCCTGCGCAAGGCCGACCGCCTGGTGGTGATGGACCGGGGCGAGGTGGTGGAGGTAGGCCCACACGACGAACTGATGGAAAAGCAGGGCGCCTACTGGCGACTCTATGAAGCCCAGGCGCGCCGCGCCGAAGAAGATGCCCAGGCGGCCGGTGTAATCATTGACAGCGGTCTGCTGCACCCAGCCCACCCTGCTGGCAATCCCTGA
- a CDS encoding EF-hand domain-containing protein, whose amino-acid sequence MRTQISRMGWLLSTLWVCSAAQAQAPATPEPAPGAYHTATTPTEPRASRTQGEAKAMREFKMLDFNGDGKLSRTEVKLFPRLAAAFDEADTDGDGYVSYDEVRVFAAKYRAERERVKAAQATTIPPTPHTSTAAPETRP is encoded by the coding sequence TTGCGCACACAAATTTCAAGGATGGGGTGGCTGTTGTCCACCCTGTGGGTCTGTAGCGCTGCCCAGGCCCAGGCACCTGCGACCCCGGAACCCGCCCCTGGCGCCTACCACACCGCCACAACGCCCACAGAACCTCGGGCCTCACGGACCCAGGGCGAAGCCAAGGCCATGCGCGAGTTCAAGATGCTGGACTTCAATGGCGACGGCAAACTCAGCCGCACCGAGGTCAAACTTTTTCCTCGCCTCGCAGCGGCTTTTGACGAGGCGGACACGGATGGGGACGGCTACGTGTCGTACGACGAGGTGCGGGTGTTTGCGGCCAAGTACCGCGCTGAGCGCGAGCGTGTCAAAGCTGCGCAGGCCACCACCATCCCACCCACACCACACACATCCACGGCAGCACCCGAAACCCGGCCTTGA
- a CDS encoding 5'-nucleotidase produces the protein MAVTLDDKLVVAISSRALFNFEEENRVFEHENDDRAYVELQRQRLDVPAAPGVAFSLVRKLLAFNTPEHQRVEVVLLSRNDPVSGMRVFRSCHAHGLPTIQRGVFTQGRDPFRYLRPLGAHLFLSANEADVREALHLGYPAARVVTESVQAGDSNPNEVRIAFDGDAVLFSDEAERVYQAEGLAAFQQHETDKAEQPLPDGPFKPLLAALHRLQSAGEAGGDGMRIRTALVTARSAPAHERAIRTLMGWNIAVDEAMFLGGLPKGEFLREFEPDFFFDDQTGHVTSAARHVPAGHVNSGISNPHKTVGIDKIGNQN, from the coding sequence ATGGCCGTGACTCTGGACGACAAACTGGTGGTGGCGATCTCCTCGCGGGCGCTGTTCAATTTCGAGGAAGAGAACCGCGTCTTCGAACACGAGAACGACGACCGCGCCTACGTGGAACTGCAGCGCCAGCGGCTCGACGTGCCCGCCGCACCCGGCGTGGCGTTCTCGCTGGTGCGCAAGCTGCTGGCGTTCAACACGCCCGAGCACCAGCGGGTCGAGGTGGTGCTGCTCTCTCGCAACGACCCGGTGAGTGGCATGCGGGTGTTCCGCTCGTGCCACGCCCATGGCCTGCCCACCATCCAGCGCGGTGTATTCACCCAGGGGCGCGATCCCTTTCGCTACTTGCGCCCATTGGGGGCGCATCTTTTCCTGTCCGCCAACGAAGCCGACGTGCGCGAGGCCCTGCACCTGGGCTACCCCGCAGCACGGGTGGTGACGGAATCGGTACAGGCAGGCGACTCCAACCCGAACGAAGTGCGTATTGCGTTTGACGGCGACGCAGTGCTGTTCTCCGACGAGGCCGAGCGCGTATACCAGGCCGAAGGGCTGGCCGCTTTTCAGCAACACGAAACCGACAAGGCCGAACAACCTCTGCCCGATGGCCCATTCAAGCCGCTGCTGGCTGCGTTGCACCGCCTGCAGTCTGCGGGCGAGGCAGGTGGCGATGGCATGCGCATCCGCACGGCCCTGGTCACAGCGCGCAGCGCCCCAGCGCACGAACGCGCAATCCGCACACTGATGGGCTGGAACATCGCAGTGGATGAGGCCATGTTCCTGGGCGGCCTGCCCAAGGGGGAGTTTCTGCGCGAGTTCGAACCCGACTTTTTCTTCGATGACCAGACGGGTCATGTCACCTCGGCCGCACGCCATGTGCCCGCAGGCCACGTGAACAGCGGCATCTCGAACCCCCACAAAACGGTGGGCATTGACAAAATCGGTAACCAGAACTGA
- the gspF gene encoding type II secretion system inner membrane protein GspF: MPAFSFEALDAQGQTRKGLMEADTAKAARSLLRAQALVPLAVELVQTGQSLDGRTASLGQRLFTRPVFNATALAIWTRQIAGLVSSGLPLERALTALSEEADDERQRHLVAALRAEVNAGATFARALSQHPREFSDIYCAVIGAGEHSGNLGLVLERLADDLEERQALKAKLVGAALYPAIVTLVAIVIVLFLVGYVVPQVASVFAGTKRALPFLTVAMLGLSAFVRSYGWVLLIASVLIATGARWALTIEHIREKFDAAWLNLPLVGKLARGYNAARFAGTLAMLAGAGVPILKALQAAAETLSNRALRADALDALVLVREGAPLASALAQKKRFPGLLSMFARLGEQTGQLPVMLQRAARQLSAEVQRRAMALATILEPLLIVGMGLIVMLIVLAVLLPIIQLNQFVK; the protein is encoded by the coding sequence ATGCCCGCTTTTTCCTTTGAAGCCCTGGACGCCCAGGGCCAGACCCGCAAAGGCCTCATGGAGGCCGATACCGCCAAGGCGGCGCGCAGCCTGCTCAGGGCCCAGGCTCTGGTGCCGCTGGCGGTGGAACTGGTGCAGACCGGACAGTCGCTGGATGGCCGCACGGCCAGCCTCGGCCAGCGCCTGTTCACCCGCCCCGTGTTCAACGCCACGGCCCTGGCCATCTGGACGCGGCAGATCGCCGGGCTGGTGTCGTCGGGCCTGCCACTGGAGCGCGCACTGACGGCACTGTCCGAAGAGGCCGATGACGAACGCCAGCGCCACCTCGTCGCGGCGCTGCGCGCCGAGGTAAATGCTGGGGCCACATTTGCACGGGCCCTGTCGCAGCATCCGCGCGAGTTCTCGGACATCTACTGCGCCGTGATCGGCGCCGGCGAACACAGTGGCAACCTCGGCCTGGTGCTGGAGCGCCTGGCCGACGACCTGGAAGAGCGCCAGGCGCTCAAGGCCAAACTGGTGGGCGCCGCGCTCTACCCGGCCATCGTGACGCTGGTGGCCATCGTCATCGTGCTGTTCCTGGTGGGTTATGTGGTGCCCCAGGTCGCCAGCGTTTTTGCGGGCACCAAACGGGCGCTGCCGTTCTTGACCGTGGCCATGCTGGGCCTCAGCGCCTTTGTGCGCAGCTACGGCTGGGTGTTGCTGATTGCTTCTGTTTTAATAGCAACTGGAGCAAGATGGGCGCTCACCATCGAGCATATTCGCGAAAAATTCGATGCCGCGTGGCTCAACCTGCCACTGGTGGGCAAGTTGGCCCGGGGCTACAACGCCGCCCGATTTGCCGGTACGTTGGCCATGCTGGCGGGTGCCGGCGTGCCTATCCTCAAGGCCCTGCAAGCCGCCGCAGAAACCCTGAGCAACCGCGCCCTGCGCGCCGACGCGCTGGACGCCCTGGTGTTGGTGCGCGAGGGTGCGCCCCTGGCGTCGGCACTGGCGCAGAAAAAACGTTTTCCGGGACTGCTGTCGATGTTTGCGCGCCTGGGTGAACAGACCGGGCAACTGCCGGTGATGCTGCAGCGCGCAGCGCGGCAGTTGTCGGCGGAGGTGCAGCGCCGCGCCATGGCGCTGGCCACCATCCTGGAGCCGCTGCTCATCGTGGGCATGGGCCTGATCGTGATGCTGATCGTGCTGGCGGTACTGCTGCCGATCATTCAGCTCAACCAGTTTGTGAAGTGA
- a CDS encoding SDR family oxidoreductase, which translates to MLKNKVALVTGASSGIGRAIALVWAREGAKVVVSDVNVAGGEETAALVRAARGDAIFVAADVGKPEDCEALVNRTVAHYGRLDVACNNAGVGGPQALTADYPLDGWAQVININLSGVFYGTKYQIAAMLKSGGGSIVNMASILGAVGFATASAYTAAKHGVVGLTKAAAIEYSAQGVRINAVGPAFIHTPMISGLEQDAGINAMLVGAHPIGRLGQPEEVAELVTWLASDKASFVTGAYYPVDGGYLAR; encoded by the coding sequence ATGCTGAAAAACAAGGTGGCGTTGGTGACGGGCGCGTCGTCAGGCATTGGCCGTGCCATTGCGCTGGTGTGGGCGCGCGAGGGCGCCAAGGTTGTCGTATCAGACGTGAATGTGGCCGGGGGCGAGGAGACGGCAGCGTTGGTGCGCGCAGCAAGAGGCGATGCGATTTTTGTGGCGGCGGACGTTGGCAAACCCGAGGACTGCGAAGCGTTGGTGAACCGCACCGTGGCCCACTATGGCCGCCTGGATGTGGCGTGCAACAACGCCGGCGTTGGCGGCCCGCAGGCGCTCACGGCCGACTACCCGCTGGACGGTTGGGCACAGGTCATCAACATCAACCTGTCGGGCGTGTTCTACGGCACGAAGTACCAGATCGCCGCCATGCTCAAGAGCGGCGGTGGCTCCATCGTCAACATGGCCTCCATCCTGGGGGCCGTGGGGTTTGCCACGGCATCTGCCTATACGGCGGCCAAGCATGGCGTGGTGGGGCTGACCAAGGCGGCAGCCATCGAATACAGCGCTCAGGGGGTGCGCATCAACGCCGTAGGGCCGGCCTTCATCCATACGCCCATGATCAGTGGGCTGGAGCAGGACGCGGGCATCAACGCCATGCTGGTGGGCGCACACCCCATTGGCCGCTTGGGGCAGCCCGAGGAAGTGGCCGAATTGGTGACCTGGCTGGCGTCCGACAAGGCGTCGTTTGTGACCGGGGCGTACTACCCGGTTGACGGCGGTTACCTGGCCCGCTAG